A part of Jaculus jaculus isolate mJacJac1 chromosome 17, mJacJac1.mat.Y.cur, whole genome shotgun sequence genomic DNA contains:
- the LOC101615077 gene encoding myelin-associated oligodendrocyte basic protein isoform X2 → MSQKMAKEGPRLSKNQKFSEHFSIHCCPPFTFLNSKREIVDRKYSICKSGCFYQKKEEDWICCACQRTRLKRRSKSTPRRK, encoded by the exons ATGAGTCAAAAAATGGCTAAGGAGGGTCCCAGACTCTCCAAGAACCAGAAGTTTTCCGAGCACTTCAGCATACACTGCTGCCCGCCCTTCACCTTCCTCAACTCCAAGCGCGAGATCGTGGATCGGAAATACAGCATCTGCAAGAGCGGTTGCTTCTaccagaagaaagaggaggactgGATCTGCTGTGCCTGCCAGAGGACCAG ATTGAAGAGGAGAAGCAAGTCAACCCCAAGAAGAAAGTGA
- the LOC101615077 gene encoding myelin-associated oligodendrocyte basic protein isoform X1 — protein sequence MSQKMAKEGPRLSKNQKFSEHFSIHCCPPFTFLNSKREIVDRKYSICKSGCFYQKKEEDWICCACQRTRRRAKSPQKPKQQPASPPAVVRAPAKPRSPPRTERQPRPRPEVRPPPAKQKPPQKPKPPPRSSPLRGPGAGRGGSPSKASRFW from the exons ATGAGTCAAAAAATGGCTAAGGAGGGTCCCAGACTCTCCAAGAACCAGAAGTTTTCCGAGCACTTCAGCATACACTGCTGCCCGCCCTTCACCTTCCTCAACTCCAAGCGCGAGATCGTGGATCGGAAATACAGCATCTGCAAGAGCGGTTGCTTCTaccagaagaaagaggaggactgGATCTGCTGTGCCTGCCAGAGGACCAG ACGTCGTGCCAAGTCCCCTCAGAAGCCCAAGCAACAGCCAGCTTCGCCCCCCGCGGTGGTCAGAGCGCCAGCCAAGCCAAGGTCCCCTCCAAGGACTGAGCGTCAGCCGCGTCCCCGCCCAGAGGTCCGGCCACCACCCGCCAAGCAGAAGCCCCCTCAGAAGCCCAAGCCGCCTCCTCGCAGCAGCCCCCTCCGAGGGCCAGGCGCCGGCCGTGGGGGGTCTCCCAGCAAAGCTTCTAGGTTCTGGTAA